AGAAATGATCGCCAGCCCGATCCTGCGGACGGCGTCGCGTCTGCTCCTTCCGATCGCCCTGCTCTTTGCCGCCTACCTCTTTTTCAAGGGGCACCAAACCCCCGGCGGCGGCTTTGTCGGTGGACTGACGGCGGCTGTCGCGCTGGTCGTCTACCGCATGACCTTCGGGGCCGAGGCGCTCTACCAACTGCTTCCGGTCCGCGAGCGGACCATGATGGGCGCGGGCCTCCTGATCGCGGCAGTGACAGGCCTCGTTCCGCTGCTGCTTGGTCTTCCCTTCCTGACAAGCAACAACGGCTACTTGCCGCTGCCAGGCGGTGACGGCACGTACCACTGGGCGACCGTCCTCTTCTTCGATCTTGGCGTCTTCCTGATCGTCGTCGGCAGCGTTGTCGGCATGATCGATGCGCTCGCAAAGGAGCTCGAGTAACCGATGACGCTGCTCGTTGCCATCACCGTCGGCGTGCTCTTCGCTTGCAGCGTCTACCTGCTCCTGAGCCGCGAGCTCAAGGCCGTGGCGATGGGTGTGTTTCTGCTGAGCCACGGGGCAAACATTGCAATCCTTGCTGTCAGCCGCGATCCGTTCTCGAATCGCCCGCCAGTCCTCGGTGAGGCTGGACACCTTTTCGGCAACGAGGCTGACCCGTTGCCGCAGGCGCTCGTGCTCACCGCAATCGTCATCGGCCTTGCCGTGCAGGCGTTCCTGCTCACGCTGCTCGTCCTCACGTGGCGACGTGCCAAGACGTTGGAGACCGCCGACCTCACCTGACCCTTCACGTTGCCCAACACGCTGGTCATCCTCCCGATTCTCTTGCCGCTGATGGCAGCGGTGGTGAATCTGCTCATCCACCATCGCCGCTGGGTGCAGGCTGGCGTTGGTCTTGCGGGGCTCACACTGACCCTGCTGTCATCGATCTGGCTGCTCGCGACCGCACTCGACGGGACCGGCGTCGTGGTGAGCCAGATGGGCAACTGGCCGGCACCGTTTGGCA
The nucleotide sequence above comes from Planctomycetota bacterium. Encoded proteins:
- a CDS encoding sodium:proton antiporter, coding for MTLLVAITVGVLFACSVYLLLSRELKAVAMGVFLLSHGANIAILAVSRDPFSNRPPVLGEAGHLFGNEADPLPQALVLTAIVIGLAVQAFLLTLLVLTWRRAKTLETADLT